The Deinococcus roseus genome has a window encoding:
- a CDS encoding potassium channel family protein — protein sequence MQLQNMRAYHRLERLTEVPMLVLAIVYLLFEILPQAVRLPAETVRLIEGLEWFIWALFALELLAKLYLYPRRLHFLTTHWADVLIVVMPFLRPLRLLKIVLMLYRTWKRSKRLFRQRAINFVGLMGVLVVVLSSALVLAFERGQGGSINSYQDALWWAVTTITTVGYGDKFPVTPAGRGVAIFLMFTGITLFGLLTASVAAFFVEEEHQPQDQELQERLERLENHVLELKTLLKEQQEPKQVQEKA from the coding sequence ATGCAACTGCAGAACATGCGGGCCTACCACCGACTGGAACGCCTGACCGAAGTTCCCATGCTGGTGCTGGCCATCGTTTATTTGCTTTTTGAAATTTTGCCGCAGGCGGTTCGGCTTCCTGCCGAAACCGTGCGCCTGATTGAGGGCCTGGAGTGGTTCATCTGGGCGCTTTTTGCGCTGGAGCTGCTGGCCAAGCTGTATTTGTACCCCAGACGCCTGCATTTTCTGACCACCCATTGGGCCGATGTGCTGATTGTGGTGATGCCTTTCCTGCGGCCCCTCAGGCTGCTGAAGATTGTGCTGATGCTGTACCGCACCTGGAAGCGCTCAAAGCGGCTGTTCAGGCAAAGGGCCATCAACTTTGTGGGCCTGATGGGGGTGCTGGTGGTGGTGCTCAGTTCGGCCCTGGTGCTGGCTTTTGAACGGGGTCAGGGCGGTTCAATCAACTCCTATCAGGATGCTTTGTGGTGGGCGGTCACCACCATCACCACTGTGGGTTATGGAGACAAGTTTCCTGTCACACCTGCGGGCAGAGGGGTGGCCATTTTTCTGATGTTCACAGGCATCACGCTGTTTGGGTTGCTGACCGCCAGCGTGGCCGCTTTCTTTGTGGAAGAAGAACACCAGCCGCAGGACCAGGAACTGCAAGAGCGGCTGGAGCGGCTGGAGAATCATGTGCTGGAACTCAAAACCCTTTTAAAAGAACAGCAGGAACCCAAACAGGTGCAAGAGAAAGCTTAA
- a CDS encoding pyridoxamine 5'-phosphate oxidase family protein — MGKRLESITPILHEFIEKQNIYFVGTAGAEGHVNLSPKGMDSLRVLGPNRVAWLNVTGSGNESAAHVLENQRMTLMFCAFEGPPMILRLYGKARVYHAYDPEWTAKTALFPDFPGTRQVFEVDVELVQTSCGMAVPFFDYQEEREELNAWAEKKTPEQIHAYWEQKNTVSLDGKPTQIFKP, encoded by the coding sequence ATGGGCAAAAGACTGGAAAGCATCACCCCGATCCTGCATGAATTCATCGAGAAACAGAACATCTATTTCGTGGGCACCGCTGGCGCAGAAGGCCACGTGAACCTCTCCCCCAAAGGCATGGATTCCCTGCGGGTGCTGGGACCCAACCGGGTGGCCTGGCTGAACGTCACTGGAAGTGGCAACGAATCTGCCGCCCACGTGCTGGAAAACCAGCGCATGACCCTGATGTTCTGTGCCTTTGAAGGACCCCCCATGATCCTCAGACTTTACGGCAAAGCCAGGGTATACCATGCTTACGACCCTGAATGGACTGCAAAAACAGCCCTCTTCCCGGACTTCCCAGGCACCCGTCAGGTGTTTGAAGTGGATGTGGAACTGGTCCAGACCTCCTGTGGCATGGCCGTTCCTTTCTTTGATTACCAGGAAGAACGGGAAGAACTCAACGCATGGGCAGAAAAGAAAACCCCTGAGCAAATCCACGCTTACTGGGAGCAGAAAAACACCGTCAGTCTGGACGGAAAGCCCACCCAGATTTTCAAGCCTTAA
- a CDS encoding DUF6368 family protein, which translates to MGGPAVEILLQKALTPQQKDMIHALCSLSSVFIKRKDDDLSFNISKADFIVDLEIKNRLLKEIEVYSPPPLLISFTEMLYASEDQEIINIETWMGLRPENKFQVGAMSNGLASHLAVGALAAFLARSLHGLIDFGGVLNGADWSVYEYLQGKNLSFQENIALYDRYFDGHAGRLWAIPYETASEETWFSHYGDADFLEWWLKHPEFRMVK; encoded by the coding sequence ATGGGCGGACCTGCTGTGGAAATTCTTCTTCAAAAAGCTTTGACACCTCAACAAAAAGATATGATTCATGCATTATGCTCACTATCAAGTGTATTTATTAAACGCAAGGATGATGACTTATCATTCAATATTTCTAAGGCAGATTTTATTGTAGATCTGGAAATTAAGAATAGATTGCTAAAAGAGATTGAAGTTTATAGTCCACCACCTCTATTAATTTCTTTTACGGAAATGCTTTATGCATCAGAAGATCAGGAGATCATAAATATAGAAACCTGGATGGGGCTTCGCCCAGAAAATAAGTTTCAGGTAGGTGCCATGTCAAATGGATTGGCTTCTCATTTGGCTGTTGGAGCCTTGGCAGCATTTTTGGCTAGATCTTTGCATGGTCTCATTGACTTTGGTGGTGTTCTCAATGGAGCAGACTGGAGTGTGTACGAATACCTTCAAGGAAAAAACCTGTCTTTTCAAGAAAACATTGCCCTTTATGACAGGTATTTTGATGGTCATGCAGGCCGTTTGTGGGCCATTCCCTATGAAACTGCCTCTGAGGAAACGTGGTTCAGCCATTATGGGGATGCTGATTTCCTGGAGTGGTGGTTGAAACACCCAGAATTCCGGATGGTGAAGTGA
- a CDS encoding SanA/YdcF family protein, which translates to MKSRIRLWSALFLGLVFLGIISLPVSDAIVKNAARDSLYDDASQTPHRKVGLLLGTSKFVGKQINLFYQYRLEAAALLYKNQKIDFVLVTGDNSTVYYDEPTTMKNDLVKLGIPADHIVLDYAGFRTLDSVVRASKVFGQEAFTVISQKFHNERAVYLAQARGLDAIGFNAQDVGGYGGMKVLLREQFARLAAILDVKVLNTQPKFLGEKIPIGEK; encoded by the coding sequence ATGAAATCCAGAATTCGTTTGTGGTCTGCCCTCTTTCTGGGGCTGGTGTTTTTGGGGATCATCAGCCTGCCTGTTTCAGATGCCATCGTGAAGAATGCTGCCAGAGACAGCCTGTATGACGATGCTTCCCAGACTCCACACCGCAAGGTGGGTCTTTTGCTGGGCACCTCCAAATTTGTGGGAAAGCAGATCAATTTGTTTTACCAGTACCGTCTGGAAGCAGCAGCCCTGCTCTACAAGAACCAGAAAATTGATTTTGTGCTGGTCACCGGAGACAACTCAACGGTGTATTACGATGAGCCCACCACCATGAAAAACGACCTGGTGAAACTGGGCATTCCTGCAGACCACATCGTGCTGGATTATGCGGGGTTTCGCACGCTGGATTCGGTGGTGCGGGCCAGCAAGGTGTTTGGGCAGGAGGCGTTCACGGTGATCTCCCAGAAGTTTCACAACGAACGGGCCGTGTATCTGGCGCAGGCCAGGGGTCTGGATGCCATTGGGTTCAATGCCCAGGATGTGGGTGGATATGGGGGCATGAAGGTGTTGCTGAGAGAGCAATTTGCACGTCTGGCGGCCATTCTGGATGTCAAAGTGCTGAACACCCAGCCGAAATTTCTGGGTGAAAAAATTCCGATTGGGGAGAAATAA
- a CDS encoding MBL fold metallo-hydrolase, translating into MGIHFQVLGQMGMDNALLVKLENYRKLERLLFDCGDGTLTGLPYSDILGVDHLFFSHLHVDHVSGFDAYFRANFNRTSKENHIWGPPETAKIMQHRFQGYMWNLAEQYSTIWQVHEVFPEHIQTYRFDTAEGFRITHDLGQRKHSGVILDEEQYQVKAITLDHQTPCLGFAVQEKAKTRIDVAKLPGLGLQPGKWMEHLKDFHFEEKTLEVDGQVHETADLREKLLVGHPRGGVAYLTDFLLTKETREALQVFLKGMDILICEGQYMQEDLDRAQRNFHLTSQQAAQIALECGIKKLLLMHVSKRYDLAEWQKLLMEARRVFVNTDFPEHWPHMD; encoded by the coding sequence ATGGGCATTCACTTTCAGGTGCTGGGCCAGATGGGCATGGACAATGCCTTGCTGGTCAAATTGGAAAACTACCGCAAGCTGGAGCGTTTGCTGTTTGATTGCGGAGATGGAACCCTGACTGGTCTGCCTTATTCAGACATTCTGGGGGTGGACCACCTGTTCTTTTCGCATTTGCATGTGGACCATGTTTCGGGGTTTGATGCTTACTTCCGGGCAAATTTCAACCGGACCAGCAAGGAGAACCACATCTGGGGACCACCTGAAACTGCAAAAATCATGCAGCACCGCTTTCAGGGGTACATGTGGAACCTGGCAGAGCAGTACAGCACCATCTGGCAGGTGCATGAGGTGTTTCCAGAGCACATCCAGACCTACCGTTTTGACACTGCAGAAGGGTTCAGGATCACCCATGATCTGGGCCAGAGGAAACACAGTGGGGTGATTCTGGATGAGGAGCAGTACCAGGTGAAGGCCATCACCCTGGACCACCAGACCCCCTGCCTGGGGTTTGCAGTGCAGGAGAAAGCCAAAACCCGCATTGATGTTGCGAAGCTGCCAGGGCTGGGTCTGCAGCCTGGAAAGTGGATGGAACACCTGAAGGATTTCCATTTTGAGGAAAAGACCCTGGAAGTGGATGGGCAAGTCCATGAGACGGCTGACCTCAGGGAGAAGTTGCTGGTGGGACATCCCAGAGGAGGCGTGGCTTACCTGACCGACTTTTTGCTGACCAAAGAAACCAGAGAGGCTTTGCAGGTGTTTTTAAAAGGCATGGACATCCTGATTTGTGAAGGGCAGTACATGCAAGAGGATCTGGATCGGGCACAACGCAATTTTCACCTGACCAGCCAGCAGGCAGCACAAATTGCCCTTGAGTGTGGAATCAAAAAACTGCTGCTGATGCATGTCTCCAAACGGTATGACCTTGCAGAATGGCAAAAGCTCTTGATGGAGGCCCGTCGGGTTTTTGTCAATACGGATTTTCCCGAACACTGGCCACATATGGACTAA
- a CDS encoding AMP-binding protein, which produces MNLSLILSQHAHNTPDRPALITRQGTTTYLQLEQMSDSMAVQLRKLGVQQSTRVLVLIPIGPELYATLAALWKLGAVAVIVDPGAGTANFRHGAKATQPEVFVGIPKAHLLRLLSPELRQVRKHLVTSGWLPFTTPWIQQKVDAVAALDLPADAPALITFTSGSTARPKAASRSHAFLLAQNQALQHTLQLEPDGTHLCTLAVVTLTVLAAGGTALIPDAKLARPGFIDPEPVLKQLNSHPALTVAASPAFVERLAENGMLPFKRIYVGGAPVFPYQLELFTKQSQAEVYSVYGSTEAEPIAEQAYAEIKEADFAQMRTGKGLLAGLPVEEIQLKILPDQHGQLFPYQTRQAFEAAALPSLRTGEIVVTGGHVLKSYLDPAGNKETKWMDETGTTWHRTGDAGYLDQQGRLWLLGRCSAKVQDSKGTLYPFSVEVAAQHHTAVKRAALTAQDGKRVLWVQWKDPEDLSGLKKMLEWASLDDIRSIAKIPLDRRHNAKVDYTRLNHK; this is translated from the coding sequence ATGAATTTGAGCCTGATTCTCTCCCAGCATGCCCACAACACCCCGGACAGGCCTGCCCTGATCACCCGCCAGGGAACCACCACCTACCTTCAACTGGAGCAAATGTCAGACAGCATGGCCGTACAGCTGCGAAAATTGGGCGTGCAGCAAAGCACCCGTGTGCTGGTGCTCATTCCCATTGGCCCGGAGCTTTATGCCACCCTGGCCGCCCTCTGGAAACTGGGGGCCGTGGCCGTGATTGTGGACCCAGGAGCAGGCACAGCCAACTTCAGGCACGGGGCAAAAGCAACCCAGCCAGAGGTTTTTGTGGGCATCCCAAAAGCCCACCTGCTGCGTTTGCTCAGCCCAGAATTGCGGCAGGTGAGAAAGCATCTGGTGACTTCTGGCTGGTTGCCGTTCACAACCCCATGGATCCAGCAGAAGGTTGATGCTGTGGCTGCCCTGGATCTTCCAGCAGACGCACCTGCCCTGATCACTTTCACTTCGGGGAGCACGGCCAGACCCAAAGCAGCATCCCGTTCCCATGCCTTTTTGCTGGCCCAGAATCAGGCCCTGCAACACACCCTGCAACTGGAACCAGACGGCACTCACCTCTGCACCCTGGCCGTGGTCACTTTGACTGTGCTGGCTGCTGGAGGCACCGCCCTGATCCCGGATGCAAAGCTGGCCCGACCTGGCTTCATTGATCCAGAACCCGTCTTGAAGCAACTGAACAGCCACCCAGCTTTAACTGTGGCTGCTTCTCCAGCTTTTGTGGAACGTCTGGCCGAAAACGGAATGCTGCCTTTCAAACGCATTTATGTGGGAGGTGCCCCTGTGTTCCCCTATCAACTGGAACTGTTCACAAAGCAGTCCCAGGCAGAAGTGTACAGCGTTTACGGTTCCACCGAAGCCGAACCCATCGCAGAACAGGCTTACGCTGAAATCAAAGAGGCAGATTTTGCACAGATGCGCACCGGAAAAGGACTGCTGGCAGGGCTTCCCGTTGAGGAAATCCAGCTGAAAATCCTGCCAGACCAGCACGGTCAACTTTTTCCCTACCAGACCCGTCAGGCATTTGAGGCAGCAGCTTTGCCTTCCCTGCGAACCGGAGAAATTGTGGTCACTGGAGGCCATGTTTTAAAAAGCTACCTGGACCCTGCAGGCAACAAAGAAACCAAATGGATGGATGAAACAGGCACCACCTGGCACCGCACTGGAGATGCAGGGTACCTGGATCAGCAGGGCAGGTTGTGGCTGCTGGGAAGATGCTCTGCAAAGGTGCAAGACAGCAAAGGCACCCTGTACCCTTTCAGTGTGGAGGTCGCTGCCCAGCACCACACCGCAGTCAAACGGGCTGCCCTCACTGCTCAGGACGGCAAACGGGTGCTGTGGGTGCAATGGAAAGACCCAGAAGACCTCTCAGGCCTCAAAAAAATGCTTGAATGGGCTTCTCTGGACGACATTCGCAGCATTGCAAAAATTCCGCTGGACCGCAGGCACAACGCCAAGGTGGATTACACCCGACTCAACCACAAGTGA